CTGATGCACTTTGGGCTAAAAAAGAAATTATTTCTTATTATTCAAAAGAAAAACTAAATGGAAATGATTTAAACAAAACCTTTCATAAATCGTGGCAGAAAATTAAAGAAAGCTCTAGAATTGAATTATTAATCGAACAAATCAATCATTATATTTCAACGTATGGAAGTGATTTTCAAAATGAAATTTATATTCCTAAAGAAGTGTTGAATGTTCCTGATTTGAAGTTAACTTTTAAAGTAATTAAAGCCTATACTCAAGAAGAAATGCAGGAAAAATGTCTTTCTCTTTTGAAATCAGGTATTGCTTTGAAAGAAGAAACAATTGATGATTTGCTTTATATTTTGCATACCGAACTGGAATATGATTTTACAGGAAAAGAAAATATCCGAAACAAAGAAGCGGTGATAAAAATTGCCGACCGATACGATATTTATCCTGAAAATCCCGTTGAATTTTTCCGTTATGTAATTTATAAAACAACCCGAACAACGCTTTTAATCAAAAGCAATGACTTAATAGATGATATCAAGAAAAGTAAATTTAATCCAACTTATCTGTTTGAAAACTTCGGGTTGGAAAAAATGGCAGAGATCTTTAACCGATTCAAACCTTTGTTTTTAGCTTATAAAAACAGAGCACCAAAAACGATTAATAAAATTTCAAAACTGTCAAAAGTTTACCATCAACCATTAATCTCAAATCCTTTGAATAATGCTACAAATATTTTGCTGGAAAACAGTGATTTACATTGGCTGGAAAATGCTACGCCTTTTGCTTTGTTTAAAGCTTTATCGGCTTGTTATTCCAGAATATATGGTCAGAATACTTTTGTATACAGAATAAGAAACGGAAAATCTTGGACAAAAAGAGGAACTGCTACTTCTGTGAATGAATTAAACTATGATTTTATCTTAAATTATTTAAAATCAAAATATAATCTTTCTGAAAAGAAATTCTATTTCCCTAAAGATGTCGCATTTGGTTTACCTACTTCTGAGAAAATGTTTGTTGGAAATATTCCGACCGGAACGAGATTTTATGGAGAAAGACTGGCTGTCGGAATTTACTGGGAAGATGCTTGGGGAGCAAATGACCTTGACCTTTCCGGATTGAATATTGCCGGAAAAATCGGGTGGAATGCAGCTTATAATCAAGATAATGGGCAGTTGATGTATTCCGGAGATATGACTTCTGCTCCAAATGGTGCTGTAGAATATCTTTATGCCAACAAATATTTAAATACTCTAACGCTTGTAATGAATAGTGTTTTCTCGGGAGATGCTAATTGTGGTTATAAAATCGTTATCGGAAAAGGAGATGATATTTCTTACGATTATATGATGAATCCTAACAATCTTTTTGCGGAAGCTAAGTGTAATTCGGTTCAAAAACAAACGATTTTAGGTATGCTACTTCCAAAAGATGGAAAACAATGTTTCGTCTTATTGAATTTCGGAGCTGGAAACTCTCATGTTTCAGGAACTTCCGAAGTTTCTACAATGGCGACGAATGCACTGTATCAGCAATGGTATGAATTGATTTCTTTCAATCATTTGATAGAAAAACTGGGCGCAATCATCACTTCAGAAAAAGAAGAAGCAGACTTTGATTTCTCTTTAGAAACCTTGGAAAAAGATAGTTTTACCAAAATTTTCAAATAATATTTAGCTGTCATTTTGAGTGAAAAATCTTGAAATGATGGCTTGTTTTAAAAATCATTATTTTTATCTTCAATAAAATCTTTGTGAATTAAAAACGGAATGAATTAAAACACTTTGCGTCTTTGCGTTTCACCAAAGAACCCAACATTAGAGTTTGATTTTTTTCTCTCGCAGATTTAGCAAATTAAGCAGATTTTATAAATGTAATTATCGGTGAAATCAAACTAATCTGCGAGAGAATTATATATTAATATTCTTAATTGAAATCAAACCACTTTTCACATCAATTACAGTTCTTTTTCCATAATCAATCTGAAGATTAAACATATTCTCCAAAGGGAATTTGAGAATAGACTGAAGGATTAATCGAATGACTCCGGCATGAGTGACAATTAAAATTTTGTTGATGTCTTTTTTAGAAAGCAGTTCATTCCAAAACTCAGAAACACGATTTTGCATTTCTAATAAATTTTCACCATTTGTTGCTTTTACATTGATAAAATCTTCATACCAAGGATTAATTTCTTCTTTCGGAATTTCTGTCCATTTTTTCATTTCCCAGTCTCCGAAATTCATTTCTTTAATTCTTTCATCAGTTTGATAATGAAACTGAAAATATTTTGCCAATAATTGGCATCGTTGAGACGGACTCGAAATAATTAAGTCAAAATCTGAATCAATTTGAATCGATTTAAAATCTTCAACATAATTTTTACGCAAAGACATTTCGGCAAATCCATAACACAGATTATCCGGATTTTCAACGGCAGTATGACGAATTAAATGAATTTCCATACGATAATTGTCCCTAAATAAAGTAAAACTTCACAAACCTGCTGCACCGTTCCCAAACAATCACCTGTATATCCACCAATGTGTTTTTTGAAATACCAACCCAAATATATTTTTCCGGTATACGCAAAAAGCAACGCAAAAATCAATCGCCAATCGGGAATTAAAGAAAAAGCCAATAAAACAGCCATAAAACTGATGGATAAAGACTTTCCGTCTAATGCTTTATTCGCCAATGGTTTTGATTTGCTCACATCAATATCTGTAACGTATTGATGCGTATAAATCATTGTTCCTGCAATAAATCGGCTTGAAGTATGGGCAAAAATAATAATGGCAAAGGTTTTCATTACATCTAAAGTTCCCAATTCTTTAATGCTTAAAAATTTTAGAGCAAACAACAAAATAATTCCAATCGCACCATAAGCTCCGACACGACTGTCTTTCATAATGGTCATTATTCTTTCCTTGCCATAACCACCACCAAAACTGTCACAGACATCAGTAAAACCATCTTCGTGAAAAGCCCCGGTCAACAAAACACTTGCGCTCATCATCAAAACAATGGCAATTTCTAAATTGAAAAGCTGAAAAGAGCCATATAAAACAACCGCATTAATCAACCCAACCAACAATCCAACCCAGGCAAAATACTTTTGAGATTGGTTCATAATTTCATTGGAATACGGAATTTTAAAAGGAACCGGAATTCTTGTAAAAAACATCAGCGCCGTTGCGAAATAAATCAGTTCATTCTTTACAGCCTTCATTTATTCTTTATTTGAAACATTAGCATCTTCAAAACTCGACATTTCATTTAGAAAATTAACGGCACTTTGAATAATAGGATAAGCCAATGCACAACCTGTTCCCTCACCTACTCGCAAATTGAGATTCAACAAAGCTTTTTGATTTAATAATTCCAATAATTTGATGTGCGCAAATTCGTCACTGACATGACAGAAAATACAGTTATTTAAAATCCTATTATTCTTTTTAAACAAAACAGAAATGGCAACAGTTGCGATAAATCCGTCAATTAAAATCAACATATTTTGGTGGTACGCTTCCTGCATCGCTCCAATCATTTGGGCAATTTCTAATCCTCCGAAAGTTTGAGCAATTTCATCTGCAGTTTTTAAATGAGGATATTTTTCTATTGCTTTTGAAAGAATATCAATTTTATTTTTTAGCTGACTGTCATTTAAACCCGTTCCTCTTCCAACACAATTTTCAATCGGAATATCAAATAACTGACTCATCATCAATGAAGAAGCCGACGTATTTCCAATTCCCATTTCACCAAAACCGATGACATTAGAACCGGTTTCTACAATTTCTTTAACCACAGATTTTCCGTTTTCCAAAGCCTGTTGGTATTCTTCACTCGTCATGGCAGGTTCATCCAACATATTTCTGCTTGACTTTCTGACCTTTTTATTAATTAAATTTAATCCTTCAGGAAAATCAAAATTCACTCCTGCATCTACAATTTTTATGTCAATATTATTTTGCTTACAAAAAACATTAATTGCTGCACCGCCACCTAAAAAGTTCATCACCATTTGATAGGTAACCTCTTGTGGATAAGCACTCACTCCTGCAGTTGCAATTCCATGATCGGCTGCGAAAACAACCATATGAGGTTTTATTAATTTTGGTGAAGTAGTTTGCTGAACCATACCTATTTTGTGAGCCAAATTTTCTAAAAATCCAAGGGCTCCTAAAGGTTTTGTTTTGAAATCAATTTTGTGTTGTAATTCGTCTGCTAACATTGATGTATTGTATGTTTTTGCAAATTACTAAAATCTATTTGTTAAACAGATATTTAATTTTCTTTTGTCTTGAAACAAAATAGTAAAGTTGGAAAGTTAAAAAATCATAAAACTTTAAATTATAATATTGCTTTTAAGACGCAAGAAAATCAAAGGTTTTCGGGAAGCAATGTTTAGTTTTAAAATTCTCACAACTCAAATTTTACCACAGATAAAATCCTTGCGCCTTGAAACATAAAGCTTCGAAATAATTTTGCGTCTTTGCGATTTACCAACAACATCAATTATATTTTGAATATAAAAAATCTCAAACCCTCCGACACTAAAATCCAAAACCACAGCGCAAAAACATTGCGCACCTCCTTTTTTACTTTGCATTATAAATTAAAAACAATGACACCAAAAATAGTAGATAAACTAAAAGAAATAGAGGCAACAAGAAACATAGAAATACTTCTTGCCGTAGAATCTGGAAGCCGAGCCTGGGGTTTTGCTTCTCCAGATAGTGATTACGACATACGTTTTATATACCGCCATGAAAAAGATTGGTATCTTTCACCGTGGGATAAAGATGAAACGATAGAATTTATGACCGAAGACGATTTGGATGGTTCCGGATGGGATTTGAGAAAGACTTTTCACCTCTTATTAAAATCGAATGCAGCTTTATTGAGTTGGTTCTACTCTCCTATCATTTATGTGAAAAATGAAAAATTTTACAACTTATTTAAACCTTTAGCAGATTCTGCTTTTTCACCGATAGCGGTTTCTTACCATTATCTGAGCATGAGCAAGAAATATCTGGAAGCCTGCAGAACCGATGAAATAAAACTGAAATCTTATTTCTACTGTCTTCGAACTGCTTTGACCGGAAAATGGATATTAGAAAAAGGAACTGTTCCGCCTGTTTTTTTCAGTGAATTGTTGGTTCTAGTGGATGATTTTACGAGAACCAAAATAGAAAATCTGGTCGCCTTAAAAGCCACCAAAGGAGAATCTTATTATCATCCGAATGATTGGGAATTTTTTGGTTTTTTGGAAGAAATGGTGAAAAATAATGAGAAAGAAGCCAAGAGTTTGGCTGGAGGAAATACAGATAAGAATGAAATGGAAAGAGTTTTTAGAGAAATATTAATAAATTAGGAAAAAATATAAACTGCATGAAAAATATAATAGCTCTATCTCCAATGTACACGGAAGACAGCAATAACCTGAAAAAAGCATCGCTCAATTCACCATACGAATTGAACCGTTTTAATGCAAAATGGAACGTTCCTGAAGAATTTCGAGCAGATGTGATTGCAGTATATGGCGAAGATATTTATGCAGAAATTGTTGCTGAACAATGTAATTTAACGTTAACAAAGCCTGATGATAATTGGCTTTCAAAGATTTCGGAAGAATTTATCAAACGTAAAATTTCTTACGGGCAATTGAAGGATTTTGTACATGAAGAAAATATTTTCATTAAATGTTCTGATTTTAAAAGTTTCAAAGCCGGAGTTTTCGATAAAGTCACCAATATCAAAGGTTTTGATTCTTTAGATTTAGACATTACCGTTTTTACTTCACAAGTTGTGGAATGGGAACTTGAAGTAAGATGTTTTGTTCTAAACAATGAAATAAAAACTTATTCTTCTTATTGGCGAAATAATGCTTTTGACACCAACCTGCTTTCTGAAACGGAACAAAAAGATTTATTTGAGTTTTTCAAAAATTTCATTCAACAATATTCTGAAACACTACCCAAAGCAATTGTTTTAGATTTTGGAACAATCAAAGGAAAAGGCTGGGCTCTGATTGAAGCAAATCCGGCTTGGTGTTCTGGTTTGTATGCTTGTGACGCAGAGAAGGCTTTGGAAGTAATTGTTGAGAGTTGTGTGAAAAATTAAGGTTAATTAAATTATAAAAGTTCCTTACTCAAAAGGAACTTTTTACTATCATTGCTACAAAAACAGAAATCATGGAAACAGAAAATATCATCAAACTTTTACAAAAGCATAAACAAAATCAAAAAACTGATTCCCATCTCAATACGAAAAATACATCTCAATTCTCATACATAAAACTGAATTATGATATTGATTTACCTTGGGAAATAATATATTTCTATAGCCATTTCAATATTGAGGATGATGTTATCAATTCTATTTTATATAATAATTTTAGAAGCATAAAAATATTTTATAATAAAATATTTATTGAGTATTGTGTGGAAAAATGGATAACACAATTTAATGAAGATGATACTGAAAATAGTTTAGAAAATATTTTAGAAGAAGCAAGTTATAATTTCAATTTAAAAAACAATGCTTTTGAAGGAGGCAAAGATGAAAATTTCATGCAAAAATGTTTTATTGAATTGAATTCAGATTCGGATTTTTGTTTTTCAATAGGACTTGATGTTACTTCCGATTGTGGTGGAACTGTATATTTCTTAATCAATGGTGAAAAATCCGGTCATTTAACTACCGATTTTGGACATGAACAAATTAATCATGGAGGAATGCAACTTTATTACAGTCCTTTAGAGGAGAAAAACACATGGCATTGCTTAAAAATGTATGAAGAATTAATTATTAATTCTTTGAAATAAATTTATAAAACCAAATGAACTACAAAATTATATTCAACGATGAAAAGCTGCAACAATTCATCGACTGGCTGCCCGATTTATTACCGAACGAACAATATTATGTTGCGCTTTTGGCAAGAAAAAAATATAATCCGGAAACTGGTTTGAAGGCAGACAAAGCGCAGTTAAAACGATTTACATCAACAAAAGAAAGACTTTTGCAGAAAATCAAACAGCTTGAACTTCCTTTAGGGTTATACGAATCCGGAAACGCTACAGTTTCTCAAGATAATCTGGCAATTTATATTACACCTAATCCTCGAGATTTACATAAAGCTTCTTTATTTTTATTGAAAGAAATTTCGGAAAAACTGATTCGGAACGATAGTGCTATTCATCCTCATACATTAGCTTTAAATTTAATTCAGACTACAGCTTCAAGAAAAATCTTCTTTGATCTGGATATTGATTTCACGATTAATGATCATCAGAAAGCAATTGAAAAATTCAAAGCAGATATTTCAGATTGCATTAATGCTGATTGCCTTATTTTTATCAAAACAAACGGCGGATTACATTGCTTAATTAATTTGCAGAATATTGAAACAAAATATCAGAAAACTTGGCATCCAAAAGTTTCACAGCTTACCTGCAATGAATATGAAGTTACGATGAATGGAGATAATGTTCTTCCAATTGTTGGATGTATTCAGGGAATTGATTTTTCACCATATTTTTTAGATTAAACAAATTATGACCATCCAAGACTTAAAATCCCGCAACCTCATCCTCTTCCAATCCATCTCCGGAAGCCGCTCTTTCGGACTCGCTACGGAAAACTCAGATACAGATATTCGGGGAGTGTATTATTTACCGAAAGAAGATTTTTTTGGTTTAAACTATATTCCTCAGATTTCTAATGAGACGAATGATATTACGTATTATGAGATTGGAAGATTTGTAGAATTATTGCAGAAAAACAATCCGAATATTCTGGAAATCTTGGTAAGTCCGGAAGATTGTATTCAACATAAAAACCCGTTGATGGATTTACTGAAGCCTGAAGATTTTCTTTCCAAATTATGCAAAGATACTTTTGCAGGATATGCGATTTCACAAATCAAAAAAGCAAAAGGACTCAACAAAAAGATATTGAATCCGATTGATAAAGAAAGAAAATCGATTCTTGATTTCTGTTATATTTTAGAAAATAACAGCTCTGTTCCGTTGAAAAAATGGTTGCAAAAAAGTGGTTTAATTCAGGAAAAATGTGGATTAGTCAACATCGACAATACCAAAGGAATGTTTGCGCTTTTCTACGATGAATCAGGAGATTTAAACTACAAAGGAATTTTTCAAAATGAAGAAGCCAATCAGGTTTCCGTTTCATCCGTTCCGAAAGGTGAACGATCTTTGGCGTTTATGTTTTGTAATCTCGACGCCTACTCTACTTATTGCAAAGATTACCGTGACTATTGGAAGTGGGTTTCAGAGAGAAATGAAGACCGTTATAATGTCAATCAAAATCATGGACAAAATTACGACAGCAAAAATATGATGCACACTATTCGGTTATTGCAGTCTTGTGAACAGATTTTCAAAACCGGTTCGTTACAAATTCGGGTAGAAAACCGGGACGAATTGTTAGACATCAAAGCCGGAAACTGGTCGTATAAAAATGTAATGAATAAAGCTGAAGTACTGATTAAATCAATCGAACATCATCATTCAAAGTCTAATCTTCCGGACACACCGGATTTGGAAAAGACAACCAGAATTTTAGTAGAAATAAGAAATTCTTTATACTGAATTAAAAAAACAAAAAAGGCTCCGATTCGGAGCCTTTTATATGATATTATCTATCGAGTTTCAATACCAAAACCGCATGATTACTTAACCATTCTGATTTCTACGGCAACAAAACCTTTCGGAGATTTCTCTTTTTCGAAAGATACTTTATTTCCTTTTTTGATAGGTTCCATACAGTTGTTACTGTGGAAGAAAACATTTTCTTTAGAACCGTCTTCTGTAATAAAACCATAACCTTTTTCACTGAAAAATGTTACAATTCCTGTTTTTACCAATTCTTCAGCTTCAATAGGAGCTGCACCCAATTGGATATTGTTGATATCAAACTCTTCAACATTGCTGTTGTCTGGTGGTGTAGAAGTCAACTGACCATTTGCATCAACATACATGATCATGTCATCAAGACCTTTACCTTTGTTGTTGACTGTTTTACGCTCTTCTCTTTTCTGAGCTTTTTCTTTTGCTTTCTGAACTTTTTTCTTGAAATTTTCTTTTTTTGAGAAAGAATCCGCCATATATTGTATAAAATTTATTTGTTACGTGCTGATTGTTAAAGATAAAACTTCTTTTTGAAATCTATCTTATTATAACCAAATACTTTTCCCGATTAAATCAGAAAGGTATTATAGTTTTTCAGTAATAATAAAAGATTGCCGACACAAGTATTTTCTGAGGAATAAATTGAGGCATCTGAAATGTGAAAACTGAGAGAAAAATAAATGTTTTAAACTTTGTCTGAAACAAAAGCTTGAAAACCTTTCTATTAATTGCTTTTGCAAATATACGATAAATATTATTGGGATTTATGCTAAATCTAACTTTTTCATATTCAATAATTTATAAAGTCCTTTTTTCTTCATTAAAATACTGCTTCGTACATGACTTTTTTTTCGCCAATAAAAGATTCAAGTAGATTCTATGATGCTTAAGTAATTCAAAAGTTTACCAAGAAAATTGATAACTCAGTTTCTTTTACATTTTGTAAACTTTTGAACTTCTATCTTTTAATTATTTCTTTTGCACCTTTTTCGGTAAAATATTTTTGCTGAGAAAATAATAATTAAACTCGTTATGCATTTTGAATCCTGTCTTTCAAAAATATGTAAAATGCCTTTGTATAACTTGAAAACAATCAGATTTTAAAATCCGTTTTATGACTTTTCGTTCAACGAAATATAATTATTAAAAAAGGATATTCATAAAATATTTCTTTCAGGTTGTAACAAATAAATAAATCAAACAACCAATTAATTGATATATCAATAATTGATAAGTCATTATTAAAACAATTCATTATGGAAAAATTAGATTCAATTATATTTTACAATATCGATAAAGCAATCAGAGCATACAGAAATTATGCTCAAAGACAACTTAAACTTCATGGTTTTACCATAACAGTCGACCAATGGCTGATTATAAAAGCGATCCTTGAAAACCCCGGAATCACTCAGAATGAACTTGGAGATCTGGTTTTTAAAGACAATGCATCGGTAACAAGAATAATCGATTTGCTGGTAAAATCTCAATATATCATTAGAAGTGTACACTCTGAAGACCGAAGGAAAACCAATCTTGAAGTAACAGATAAAGGTCTGAAAACCATTAAAGAAGTTCAGAAAATAGTAGAACAAAACAGGAAAATCGCTTTGGAAGGAGTTTCTAAAGAAGAATTGCAAATCATGAACAATGCATTATTAAAAATTTCACAAAACACAATTAACACCAAAAAATAAAACACCATGCTACGAATAATTCTATTTGTTTTTGTTTGGCTGATGTCTTTTTTCAGCCTCAAAATTTCGGCACAAACTACTACTTCCCAAAGTCATTCTCTCTCAGGAAGTATCGATTCCGGCAAAGTCAATCAGGTTGAAATTAATTTATTCAATTCTGAAAACAAGCTGGTAAAAACAGAAATTGCAGATCAAAACGGAAAATTTACTTTCAATGATCTTATCGATGGAAACTATATTGTACAGATCAACAAAAGTGGTTCTGAAGCGTATAAATCTGATCTAATTTCGGTAAAAGAAAACACCAATCTTCCCATTATTCATTTAAACGAAAAAACAATTGAAGCCGTTACGATTACCAAAGCAAAACCTTACATCGAGCGACAAGACGGGAAAATGATTCTGAATGTAGAAAACAGCATCGCAGCAACAGGAACTTCTGCTTTTGAAGTTTTGGAAAAAGCTCCAGGCGTAAATATTGACGGAAGCGACAACATCAGTCTGCGTGGAAAAGGAAATCTTCTCATTCAGATTGACGGTAAAAACACACCGATGACCGGAACCGATCTTGCCAATTATCTTCGTGGAATTCCATCTTCGAGCGTAGAAAAAGTAGAATTTATTACCAATCCATCAGCAAAATACGACGCTGCAGGAACTTCAATCATCAATATTAAGCTTAAAAAAGATCAGCGAAAAGGGACGAACGGAAGTCTTTCCACTTCTTTGGGAACCGGAAAATACATTAAAAACAACAATAATTTCAGCATCAATCACCGCAACAAAAAAGTAAATATTTTTGCGAATTACGGTTTTGCCTACAGAGAATTTTACAATCATTTGGTTTTAGACAGAAACTTTTACAACGACAATGGAAATTTTGAAAAAGCTTATCTGCAGGATAATTATTTGAAATTTAATTTCAGAAATCATATCGCAAAAGCCGGAATGGATTATTATCTGAATGATAAAAATATCATTGGTTTTTCGGCTGGTTTCGTAAGCAACAGGTTTGATCCGAGAGGTGATAATTCGAGTTTGGTTTTAGGCAGCAATCAGCTTCCTGAAAGTACTTTCACCTCACAAAACAGATCAAAAGATCACTGGAAAAAT
Above is a genomic segment from Chryseobacterium mulctrae containing:
- the cobC gene encoding alpha-ribazole phosphatase, whose amino-acid sequence is MEIHLIRHTAVENPDNLCYGFAEMSLRKNYVEDFKSIQIDSDFDLIISSPSQRCQLLAKYFQFHYQTDERIKEMNFGDWEMKKWTEIPKEEINPWYEDFINVKATNGENLLEMQNRVSEFWNELLSKKDINKILIVTHAGVIRLILQSILKFPLENMFNLQIDYGKRTVIDVKSGLISIKNINI
- a CDS encoding MarR family winged helix-turn-helix transcriptional regulator, with product MEKLDSIIFYNIDKAIRAYRNYAQRQLKLHGFTITVDQWLIIKAILENPGITQNELGDLVFKDNASVTRIIDLLVKSQYIIRSVHSEDRRKTNLEVTDKGLKTIKEVQKIVEQNRKIALEGVSKEELQIMNNALLKISQNTINTKK
- a CDS encoding ATP-grasp domain-containing protein, translated to MKNIIALSPMYTEDSNNLKKASLNSPYELNRFNAKWNVPEEFRADVIAVYGEDIYAEIVAEQCNLTLTKPDDNWLSKISEEFIKRKISYGQLKDFVHEENIFIKCSDFKSFKAGVFDKVTNIKGFDSLDLDITVFTSQVVEWELEVRCFVLNNEIKTYSSYWRNNAFDTNLLSETEQKDLFEFFKNFIQQYSETLPKAIVLDFGTIKGKGWALIEANPAWCSGLYACDAEKALEVIVESCVKN
- a CDS encoding nucleotidyltransferase domain-containing protein, which translates into the protein MTIQDLKSRNLILFQSISGSRSFGLATENSDTDIRGVYYLPKEDFFGLNYIPQISNETNDITYYEIGRFVELLQKNNPNILEILVSPEDCIQHKNPLMDLLKPEDFLSKLCKDTFAGYAISQIKKAKGLNKKILNPIDKERKSILDFCYILENNSSVPLKKWLQKSGLIQEKCGLVNIDNTKGMFALFYDESGDLNYKGIFQNEEANQVSVSSVPKGERSLAFMFCNLDAYSTYCKDYRDYWKWVSERNEDRYNVNQNHGQNYDSKNMMHTIRLLQSCEQIFKTGSLQIRVENRDELLDIKAGNWSYKNVMNKAEVLIKSIEHHHSKSNLPDTPDLEKTTRILVEIRNSLY
- a CDS encoding cold-shock protein, translated to MADSFSKKENFKKKVQKAKEKAQKREERKTVNNKGKGLDDMIMYVDANGQLTSTPPDNSNVEEFDINNIQLGAAPIEAEELVKTGIVTFFSEKGYGFITEDGSKENVFFHSNNCMEPIKKGNKVSFEKEKSPKGFVAVEIRMVK
- the cobT gene encoding nicotinate-nucleotide--dimethylbenzimidazole phosphoribosyltransferase, with the translated sequence MLADELQHKIDFKTKPLGALGFLENLAHKIGMVQQTTSPKLIKPHMVVFAADHGIATAGVSAYPQEVTYQMVMNFLGGGAAINVFCKQNNIDIKIVDAGVNFDFPEGLNLINKKVRKSSRNMLDEPAMTSEEYQQALENGKSVVKEIVETGSNVIGFGEMGIGNTSASSLMMSQLFDIPIENCVGRGTGLNDSQLKNKIDILSKAIEKYPHLKTADEIAQTFGGLEIAQMIGAMQEAYHQNMLILIDGFIATVAISVLFKKNNRILNNCIFCHVSDEFAHIKLLELLNQKALLNLNLRVGEGTGCALAYPIIQSAVNFLNEMSSFEDANVSNKE
- a CDS encoding nucleotidyltransferase domain-containing protein; translation: MTPKIVDKLKEIEATRNIEILLAVESGSRAWGFASPDSDYDIRFIYRHEKDWYLSPWDKDETIEFMTEDDLDGSGWDLRKTFHLLLKSNAALLSWFYSPIIYVKNEKFYNLFKPLADSAFSPIAVSYHYLSMSKKYLEACRTDEIKLKSYFYCLRTALTGKWILEKGTVPPVFFSELLVLVDDFTRTKIENLVALKATKGESYYHPNDWEFFGFLEEMVKNNEKEAKSLAGGNTDKNEMERVFREILIN
- a CDS encoding adenosylcobinamide-GDP ribazoletransferase; translation: MKAVKNELIYFATALMFFTRIPVPFKIPYSNEIMNQSQKYFAWVGLLVGLINAVVLYGSFQLFNLEIAIVLMMSASVLLTGAFHEDGFTDVCDSFGGGYGKERIMTIMKDSRVGAYGAIGIILLFALKFLSIKELGTLDVMKTFAIIIFAHTSSRFIAGTMIYTHQYVTDIDVSKSKPLANKALDGKSLSISFMAVLLAFSLIPDWRLIFALLFAYTGKIYLGWYFKKHIGGYTGDCLGTVQQVCEVLLYLGTIIVWKFI